A genomic stretch from Microplitis mediator isolate UGA2020A chromosome 10, iyMicMedi2.1, whole genome shotgun sequence includes:
- the LOC130676651 gene encoding cytoplasmic dynein 1 intermediate chain-like isoform X5 codes for MMSDRKAELERKKAKLQAIREEKERRRREKEQKDVEEATVRAAGTDKDHRKELDAMLSSLGVAPVSDVLSSLSSMNSLASDQSANATPDASIQPSSITSPQSGAIKKKSNRELTVVSVAHTNIPPKEPVVYSKQTQTAQTTQTSHDGLSASSSTNTIYSYCTTTSPTHSCSAGYFETDWWRPRKGGSAPNYLYEYNLNPGLEWEDEFTAEDEENSLPHIDGFQSKLPPGILPHGLPQVKEVLPAVTQDEQQKEPEKPKEIRELSEEEKQMIILSEDFQRFLDKTSRLVERALAESVDIYTDYTGTLDGEDGMDEKSHQRLWLNRSFFCDRWSRNRCVTSMDWSPQFPELLVASYNSNEDAPNDPDGICLVWNTKFKKTTPEFIFHCQSAVMSTTFARFHPNLILGGTYAGQIVLWDNRVQKRTPIQRTPLSASAHTHPVYCLNVVGTQNAHNLISISTDGKMCSWSLDMLSMPQESLDLQAKQSKPIAVTSLAFPYGDVNNFIIGSEDGTVYSACRHGIRAGVTETYEGHQGPVTGVSAHAVQGGIDFSHLFLTSSIDWTIKLWSLKENKPLYSFEHNGDYVYDVAWSPTHPALFAAVDDSGRLDLWNLNQDTEVPAASVVVDGCPALNRVSWTPSGLHVTVGDDSGKIWVYDVAENLAHPRGDEWNKFLYTQQDLKNNKADDELDKLNLNSGPSSLTSLSSMSSVPIR; via the exons atgatgtcGGATCGCAAAGCAGAGTTGGAAAGAAAGAAAGCGAAGTTGCAGGCGATCAGAGAGGAAAAGGAACGACGTCGCAGAGAAAAGGAGCAAAAAgat GTCGAAGAAGCTACGGTACGAGCAGCTGGTACTGATAAAGACCATCGTAAGGAACTGGATGCGATGCTTTCATCCCTGGGAGTTGCTCCAGTGTCTG ATGTGCTGTCTAGTCTCTCGAGTATGAACTCATTAGCTTCGGATCAAAGTGCCAATGCAACTCCTGATGCTAGTATTCAACCATCAAGTATCACTTCTCCACAGAG tggcGCAATTAAGAAGAAATCAAATCGCGAATTAACAGTAGTATCAGTTGCCCACACAAACATTCCGCCAAAAGAACCAGTAGTTTACAGCAAACAAACCCAGACAGCGCAAACGACACAGACCTCCCACGACG GACTGTCCGCCTCCTCTTCCACAAACACCATCTACTCCTACTGTACAACAACGTCACCAACTCACTCTTGCTCCGCAGGATACTTTGAGACTGACTGGTGGCGTCCCAGGAAAGGTGGGTCTGCACCAAACTACCTAT ACGAGTACAATCTAAATCCTGGTTTAGAGTGGGAGGACGAATTCACAG CCGAGGATGAGGAGAACAGCCTGCCGCATATCGACGGTTTTCAAAGCAAACTCCCGCCTGGTATCCTGCCTCATGGTCTACCACAAGTCAAGGAAGTGCTGCCAGCGGTAACTCAAGACGAACAGCAAAAGGAACCTGAGAAACCTAaagaaa TTCGTGAATTAAGTGAAGAAGAAAAACAGATGATAATATTGTCGGAAGATTTTCAACGTTTTCTTGATAAAACAAGTCGACTGGTTGAACGTGCGCTTGCTGAATCCGTTGATATTTATACTGACTACACTGGTACTTTGGATGGTGAAGATGGAAT GGATGAGAAAAGTCATCAGCGTTTGTGGTTGAATCGTTCATTTTTCTGCGATCGTTGGTCACGAAACCGTTGTGTCACTTCCATGGACTGGTCGCCACAGTTCCCTGAACTACTGGTGGCTTCTTACAACAGCAATGAAGACGCGCCAAATGATCCCGATGGAATATGTCTAGTTTGGAACACTAAATTCAAAAAGACAACACCtgagtttatttttcactGTCAGTCGGCAGTCATGTCAACAACTTTCGCAAGATTTCATCCAAATCTCATTCTCGGCGGTACTTATGCTGGTCAAATTGTCTTATGGGACAACAGGGTACAGAAACGTACCCCCATACAGCGGACACCACTTTCTGCTAGTGCTCATACg caTCCAGTTTATTGTCTGAATGTCGTGGGTACACAAAATGCCCACAATTTGATAAGTATTTCAACGGATGGTAAAATGTGCTCATGGAGTCTTGATATGTTGTCGATGCCACAAGAATCATTAGACCTTCAGGCTAAACAGTCTAAGCCTATCGCGGTTACTAGTTTGGCATTCCCATACGGCGacgttaataattttattatcggCAGCGAAGATGGTACCGTTTATTCAG CTTGTCGTCACGGAATAAGAGCCGGTGTAACAGAAACATATGAAGGCCATCAAGGCCCGGTAACGGGAGTGAGCGCACACGCGGTACAAGGTGGCATTGACTTCTCACATCTGTTCCTTACCTCGTCCATTGACTGGACAATAAAACTGTGGAGCTTGAAAGAAAACAAACCACTGTACTCATTCGAGCACAACGGCGATTACGTTTATGACGTCGCTTGGTCACCGACTCACCCCGCGCTCTTCGCGGCGGTCGACGATTCCGGGAGATTGGACTTGTGGAACCTCAATCAGGACACTGAGGTACCGGCGGCAAGTGTCGTCGTCGATGGATGTCCTGCTCTGAATCGCGTCTCCTGGACTCCCAGCGGGCTGCATGTTACCGTTGGAGACGACTCTGGTAAAATCTGGGTCTATGATGTCGCTGAAAATTTGGCGCATCCGCGCGGCGATGAATGGAATAAATTCTTGTACACTCAGCAAGATTTGAAGAACAACAAAGCTGATGATGAGCTGGACAAACTTAATTTGAATTCTGGGCCCTCTAGTTTAACTTCTCTGTCATCGATGTCCTCAGTACCCATTAGATAA
- the LOC130676651 gene encoding cytoplasmic dynein 1 intermediate chain-like isoform X10, translating to MMSDRKAELERKKAKLQAIREEKERRRREKEQKDVEEATVRAAGTDKDHRKELDAMLSSLGVAPVSDVLSSLSSMNSLASDQSANATPDASIQPSSITSPQSGAIKKKSNRELTVVSVAHTNIPPKEPVVYSKQTQTAQTTQTSHDGLSASSSTNTIYSYCTTTSPTHSCSAGYFETDWWRPRKGGSAPNYLFLTYDDGQAEDEENSLPHIDGFQSKLPPGILPHGLPQVKEVLPAVTQDEQQKEPEKPKEIRELSEEEKQMIILSEDFQRFLDKTSRLVERALAESVDIYTDYTGTLDGEDGMDEKSHQRLWLNRSFFCDRWSRNRCVTSMDWSPQFPELLVASYNSNEDAPNDPDGICLVWNTKFKKTTPEFIFHCQSAVMSTTFARFHPNLILGGTYAGQIVLWDNRVQKRTPIQRTPLSASAHTHPVYCLNVVGTQNAHNLISISTDGKMCSWSLDMLSMPQESLDLQAKQSKPIAVTSLAFPYGDVNNFIIGSEDGTVYSACRHGIRAGVTETYEGHQGPVTGVSAHAVQGGIDFSHLFLTSSIDWTIKLWSLKENKPLYSFEHNGDYVYDVAWSPTHPALFAAVDDSGRLDLWNLNQDTEVPAASVVVDGCPALNRVSWTPSGLHVTVGDDSGKIWVYDVAENLAHPRGDEWNKFLYTQQDLKNNKADDELDKLNLNSGPSSLTSLSSMSSVPIR from the exons atgatgtcGGATCGCAAAGCAGAGTTGGAAAGAAAGAAAGCGAAGTTGCAGGCGATCAGAGAGGAAAAGGAACGACGTCGCAGAGAAAAGGAGCAAAAAgat GTCGAAGAAGCTACGGTACGAGCAGCTGGTACTGATAAAGACCATCGTAAGGAACTGGATGCGATGCTTTCATCCCTGGGAGTTGCTCCAGTGTCTG ATGTGCTGTCTAGTCTCTCGAGTATGAACTCATTAGCTTCGGATCAAAGTGCCAATGCAACTCCTGATGCTAGTATTCAACCATCAAGTATCACTTCTCCACAGAG tggcGCAATTAAGAAGAAATCAAATCGCGAATTAACAGTAGTATCAGTTGCCCACACAAACATTCCGCCAAAAGAACCAGTAGTTTACAGCAAACAAACCCAGACAGCGCAAACGACACAGACCTCCCACGACG GACTGTCCGCCTCCTCTTCCACAAACACCATCTACTCCTACTGTACAACAACGTCACCAACTCACTCTTGCTCCGCAGGATACTTTGAGACTGACTGGTGGCGTCCCAGGAAAGGTGGGTCTGCACCAAACTACCTAT TTTTGACATATGATGATGGCCAAGCCGAGGATGAGGAGAACAGCCTGCCGCATATCGACGGTTTTCAAAGCAAACTCCCGCCTGGTATCCTGCCTCATGGTCTACCACAAGTCAAGGAAGTGCTGCCAGCGGTAACTCAAGACGAACAGCAAAAGGAACCTGAGAAACCTAaagaaa TTCGTGAATTAAGTGAAGAAGAAAAACAGATGATAATATTGTCGGAAGATTTTCAACGTTTTCTTGATAAAACAAGTCGACTGGTTGAACGTGCGCTTGCTGAATCCGTTGATATTTATACTGACTACACTGGTACTTTGGATGGTGAAGATGGAAT GGATGAGAAAAGTCATCAGCGTTTGTGGTTGAATCGTTCATTTTTCTGCGATCGTTGGTCACGAAACCGTTGTGTCACTTCCATGGACTGGTCGCCACAGTTCCCTGAACTACTGGTGGCTTCTTACAACAGCAATGAAGACGCGCCAAATGATCCCGATGGAATATGTCTAGTTTGGAACACTAAATTCAAAAAGACAACACCtgagtttatttttcactGTCAGTCGGCAGTCATGTCAACAACTTTCGCAAGATTTCATCCAAATCTCATTCTCGGCGGTACTTATGCTGGTCAAATTGTCTTATGGGACAACAGGGTACAGAAACGTACCCCCATACAGCGGACACCACTTTCTGCTAGTGCTCATACg caTCCAGTTTATTGTCTGAATGTCGTGGGTACACAAAATGCCCACAATTTGATAAGTATTTCAACGGATGGTAAAATGTGCTCATGGAGTCTTGATATGTTGTCGATGCCACAAGAATCATTAGACCTTCAGGCTAAACAGTCTAAGCCTATCGCGGTTACTAGTTTGGCATTCCCATACGGCGacgttaataattttattatcggCAGCGAAGATGGTACCGTTTATTCAG CTTGTCGTCACGGAATAAGAGCCGGTGTAACAGAAACATATGAAGGCCATCAAGGCCCGGTAACGGGAGTGAGCGCACACGCGGTACAAGGTGGCATTGACTTCTCACATCTGTTCCTTACCTCGTCCATTGACTGGACAATAAAACTGTGGAGCTTGAAAGAAAACAAACCACTGTACTCATTCGAGCACAACGGCGATTACGTTTATGACGTCGCTTGGTCACCGACTCACCCCGCGCTCTTCGCGGCGGTCGACGATTCCGGGAGATTGGACTTGTGGAACCTCAATCAGGACACTGAGGTACCGGCGGCAAGTGTCGTCGTCGATGGATGTCCTGCTCTGAATCGCGTCTCCTGGACTCCCAGCGGGCTGCATGTTACCGTTGGAGACGACTCTGGTAAAATCTGGGTCTATGATGTCGCTGAAAATTTGGCGCATCCGCGCGGCGATGAATGGAATAAATTCTTGTACACTCAGCAAGATTTGAAGAACAACAAAGCTGATGATGAGCTGGACAAACTTAATTTGAATTCTGGGCCCTCTAGTTTAACTTCTCTGTCATCGATGTCCTCAGTACCCATTAGATAA
- the LOC130676651 gene encoding cytoplasmic dynein 1 intermediate chain-like isoform X13 has protein sequence MMSDRKAELERKKAKLQAIREEKERRRREKEQKDVEEATVRAAGTDKDHRKELDAMLSSLGVAPVSDVLSSLSSMNSLASDQSANATPDASIQPSSITSPQSGAIKKKSNRELTVVSVAHTNIPPKEPVVYSKQTQTAQTTQTSHDGLSASSSTNTIYSYCTTTSPTHSCSAGYFETDWWRPRKVLTYDDGQAEDEENSLPHIDGFQSKLPPGILPHGLPQVKEVLPAVTQDEQQKEPEKPKEIRELSEEEKQMIILSEDFQRFLDKTSRLVERALAESVDIYTDYTGTLDGEDGMDEKSHQRLWLNRSFFCDRWSRNRCVTSMDWSPQFPELLVASYNSNEDAPNDPDGICLVWNTKFKKTTPEFIFHCQSAVMSTTFARFHPNLILGGTYAGQIVLWDNRVQKRTPIQRTPLSASAHTHPVYCLNVVGTQNAHNLISISTDGKMCSWSLDMLSMPQESLDLQAKQSKPIAVTSLAFPYGDVNNFIIGSEDGTVYSACRHGIRAGVTETYEGHQGPVTGVSAHAVQGGIDFSHLFLTSSIDWTIKLWSLKENKPLYSFEHNGDYVYDVAWSPTHPALFAAVDDSGRLDLWNLNQDTEVPAASVVVDGCPALNRVSWTPSGLHVTVGDDSGKIWVYDVAENLAHPRGDEWNKFLYTQQDLKNNKADDELDKLNLNSGPSSLTSLSSMSSVPIR, from the exons atgatgtcGGATCGCAAAGCAGAGTTGGAAAGAAAGAAAGCGAAGTTGCAGGCGATCAGAGAGGAAAAGGAACGACGTCGCAGAGAAAAGGAGCAAAAAgat GTCGAAGAAGCTACGGTACGAGCAGCTGGTACTGATAAAGACCATCGTAAGGAACTGGATGCGATGCTTTCATCCCTGGGAGTTGCTCCAGTGTCTG ATGTGCTGTCTAGTCTCTCGAGTATGAACTCATTAGCTTCGGATCAAAGTGCCAATGCAACTCCTGATGCTAGTATTCAACCATCAAGTATCACTTCTCCACAGAG tggcGCAATTAAGAAGAAATCAAATCGCGAATTAACAGTAGTATCAGTTGCCCACACAAACATTCCGCCAAAAGAACCAGTAGTTTACAGCAAACAAACCCAGACAGCGCAAACGACACAGACCTCCCACGACG GACTGTCCGCCTCCTCTTCCACAAACACCATCTACTCCTACTGTACAACAACGTCACCAACTCACTCTTGCTCCGCAGGATACTTTGAGACTGACTGGTGGCGTCCCAGGAAAG TTTTGACATATGATGATGGCCAAGCCGAGGATGAGGAGAACAGCCTGCCGCATATCGACGGTTTTCAAAGCAAACTCCCGCCTGGTATCCTGCCTCATGGTCTACCACAAGTCAAGGAAGTGCTGCCAGCGGTAACTCAAGACGAACAGCAAAAGGAACCTGAGAAACCTAaagaaa TTCGTGAATTAAGTGAAGAAGAAAAACAGATGATAATATTGTCGGAAGATTTTCAACGTTTTCTTGATAAAACAAGTCGACTGGTTGAACGTGCGCTTGCTGAATCCGTTGATATTTATACTGACTACACTGGTACTTTGGATGGTGAAGATGGAAT GGATGAGAAAAGTCATCAGCGTTTGTGGTTGAATCGTTCATTTTTCTGCGATCGTTGGTCACGAAACCGTTGTGTCACTTCCATGGACTGGTCGCCACAGTTCCCTGAACTACTGGTGGCTTCTTACAACAGCAATGAAGACGCGCCAAATGATCCCGATGGAATATGTCTAGTTTGGAACACTAAATTCAAAAAGACAACACCtgagtttatttttcactGTCAGTCGGCAGTCATGTCAACAACTTTCGCAAGATTTCATCCAAATCTCATTCTCGGCGGTACTTATGCTGGTCAAATTGTCTTATGGGACAACAGGGTACAGAAACGTACCCCCATACAGCGGACACCACTTTCTGCTAGTGCTCATACg caTCCAGTTTATTGTCTGAATGTCGTGGGTACACAAAATGCCCACAATTTGATAAGTATTTCAACGGATGGTAAAATGTGCTCATGGAGTCTTGATATGTTGTCGATGCCACAAGAATCATTAGACCTTCAGGCTAAACAGTCTAAGCCTATCGCGGTTACTAGTTTGGCATTCCCATACGGCGacgttaataattttattatcggCAGCGAAGATGGTACCGTTTATTCAG CTTGTCGTCACGGAATAAGAGCCGGTGTAACAGAAACATATGAAGGCCATCAAGGCCCGGTAACGGGAGTGAGCGCACACGCGGTACAAGGTGGCATTGACTTCTCACATCTGTTCCTTACCTCGTCCATTGACTGGACAATAAAACTGTGGAGCTTGAAAGAAAACAAACCACTGTACTCATTCGAGCACAACGGCGATTACGTTTATGACGTCGCTTGGTCACCGACTCACCCCGCGCTCTTCGCGGCGGTCGACGATTCCGGGAGATTGGACTTGTGGAACCTCAATCAGGACACTGAGGTACCGGCGGCAAGTGTCGTCGTCGATGGATGTCCTGCTCTGAATCGCGTCTCCTGGACTCCCAGCGGGCTGCATGTTACCGTTGGAGACGACTCTGGTAAAATCTGGGTCTATGATGTCGCTGAAAATTTGGCGCATCCGCGCGGCGATGAATGGAATAAATTCTTGTACACTCAGCAAGATTTGAAGAACAACAAAGCTGATGATGAGCTGGACAAACTTAATTTGAATTCTGGGCCCTCTAGTTTAACTTCTCTGTCATCGATGTCCTCAGTACCCATTAGATAA
- the LOC130676651 gene encoding cytoplasmic dynein 1 intermediate chain-like isoform X3: MMSDRKAELERKKAKLQAIREEKERRRREKEQKDVEEATVRAAGTDKDHRKELDAMLSSLGVAPVSDVLSSLSSMNSLASDQSANATPDASIQPSSITSPQSGAIKKKSNRELTVVSVAHTNIPPKEPVVYSKQTQTAQTTQTSHDGLSASSSTNTIYSYCTTTSPTHSCSAGYFETDWWRPRKGGSAPNYLSHAFDYYDEYNLNPGLEWEDEFTAEDEENSLPHIDGFQSKLPPGILPHGLPQVKEVLPAVTQDEQQKEPEKPKEIRELSEEEKQMIILSEDFQRFLDKTSRLVERALAESVDIYTDYTGTLDGEDGMDEKSHQRLWLNRSFFCDRWSRNRCVTSMDWSPQFPELLVASYNSNEDAPNDPDGICLVWNTKFKKTTPEFIFHCQSAVMSTTFARFHPNLILGGTYAGQIVLWDNRVQKRTPIQRTPLSASAHTHPVYCLNVVGTQNAHNLISISTDGKMCSWSLDMLSMPQESLDLQAKQSKPIAVTSLAFPYGDVNNFIIGSEDGTVYSACRHGIRAGVTETYEGHQGPVTGVSAHAVQGGIDFSHLFLTSSIDWTIKLWSLKENKPLYSFEHNGDYVYDVAWSPTHPALFAAVDDSGRLDLWNLNQDTEVPAASVVVDGCPALNRVSWTPSGLHVTVGDDSGKIWVYDVAENLAHPRGDEWNKFLYTQQDLKNNKADDELDKLNLNSGPSSLTSLSSMSSVPIR; the protein is encoded by the exons atgatgtcGGATCGCAAAGCAGAGTTGGAAAGAAAGAAAGCGAAGTTGCAGGCGATCAGAGAGGAAAAGGAACGACGTCGCAGAGAAAAGGAGCAAAAAgat GTCGAAGAAGCTACGGTACGAGCAGCTGGTACTGATAAAGACCATCGTAAGGAACTGGATGCGATGCTTTCATCCCTGGGAGTTGCTCCAGTGTCTG ATGTGCTGTCTAGTCTCTCGAGTATGAACTCATTAGCTTCGGATCAAAGTGCCAATGCAACTCCTGATGCTAGTATTCAACCATCAAGTATCACTTCTCCACAGAG tggcGCAATTAAGAAGAAATCAAATCGCGAATTAACAGTAGTATCAGTTGCCCACACAAACATTCCGCCAAAAGAACCAGTAGTTTACAGCAAACAAACCCAGACAGCGCAAACGACACAGACCTCCCACGACG GACTGTCCGCCTCCTCTTCCACAAACACCATCTACTCCTACTGTACAACAACGTCACCAACTCACTCTTGCTCCGCAGGATACTTTGAGACTGACTGGTGGCGTCCCAGGAAAGGTGGGTCTGCACCAAACTACCTAT CTCATGCATTCGACTATTACG ACGAGTACAATCTAAATCCTGGTTTAGAGTGGGAGGACGAATTCACAG CCGAGGATGAGGAGAACAGCCTGCCGCATATCGACGGTTTTCAAAGCAAACTCCCGCCTGGTATCCTGCCTCATGGTCTACCACAAGTCAAGGAAGTGCTGCCAGCGGTAACTCAAGACGAACAGCAAAAGGAACCTGAGAAACCTAaagaaa TTCGTGAATTAAGTGAAGAAGAAAAACAGATGATAATATTGTCGGAAGATTTTCAACGTTTTCTTGATAAAACAAGTCGACTGGTTGAACGTGCGCTTGCTGAATCCGTTGATATTTATACTGACTACACTGGTACTTTGGATGGTGAAGATGGAAT GGATGAGAAAAGTCATCAGCGTTTGTGGTTGAATCGTTCATTTTTCTGCGATCGTTGGTCACGAAACCGTTGTGTCACTTCCATGGACTGGTCGCCACAGTTCCCTGAACTACTGGTGGCTTCTTACAACAGCAATGAAGACGCGCCAAATGATCCCGATGGAATATGTCTAGTTTGGAACACTAAATTCAAAAAGACAACACCtgagtttatttttcactGTCAGTCGGCAGTCATGTCAACAACTTTCGCAAGATTTCATCCAAATCTCATTCTCGGCGGTACTTATGCTGGTCAAATTGTCTTATGGGACAACAGGGTACAGAAACGTACCCCCATACAGCGGACACCACTTTCTGCTAGTGCTCATACg caTCCAGTTTATTGTCTGAATGTCGTGGGTACACAAAATGCCCACAATTTGATAAGTATTTCAACGGATGGTAAAATGTGCTCATGGAGTCTTGATATGTTGTCGATGCCACAAGAATCATTAGACCTTCAGGCTAAACAGTCTAAGCCTATCGCGGTTACTAGTTTGGCATTCCCATACGGCGacgttaataattttattatcggCAGCGAAGATGGTACCGTTTATTCAG CTTGTCGTCACGGAATAAGAGCCGGTGTAACAGAAACATATGAAGGCCATCAAGGCCCGGTAACGGGAGTGAGCGCACACGCGGTACAAGGTGGCATTGACTTCTCACATCTGTTCCTTACCTCGTCCATTGACTGGACAATAAAACTGTGGAGCTTGAAAGAAAACAAACCACTGTACTCATTCGAGCACAACGGCGATTACGTTTATGACGTCGCTTGGTCACCGACTCACCCCGCGCTCTTCGCGGCGGTCGACGATTCCGGGAGATTGGACTTGTGGAACCTCAATCAGGACACTGAGGTACCGGCGGCAAGTGTCGTCGTCGATGGATGTCCTGCTCTGAATCGCGTCTCCTGGACTCCCAGCGGGCTGCATGTTACCGTTGGAGACGACTCTGGTAAAATCTGGGTCTATGATGTCGCTGAAAATTTGGCGCATCCGCGCGGCGATGAATGGAATAAATTCTTGTACACTCAGCAAGATTTGAAGAACAACAAAGCTGATGATGAGCTGGACAAACTTAATTTGAATTCTGGGCCCTCTAGTTTAACTTCTCTGTCATCGATGTCCTCAGTACCCATTAGATAA
- the LOC130676651 gene encoding cytoplasmic dynein 1 intermediate chain-like isoform X1 — translation MMSDRKAELERKKAKLQAIREEKERRRREKEQKDVEEATVRAAGTDKDHRKELDAMLSSLGVAPVSDVLSSLSSMNSLASDQSANATPDASIQPSSITSPQSGAIKKKSNRELTVVSVAHTNIPPKEPVVYSKQTQTAQTTQTSHDGLSASSSTNTIYSYCTTTSPTHSCSAGYFETDWWRPRKGGSAPNYLSHAFDYYDEYNLNPGLEWEDEFTVLTYDDGQAEDEENSLPHIDGFQSKLPPGILPHGLPQVKEVLPAVTQDEQQKEPEKPKEIRELSEEEKQMIILSEDFQRFLDKTSRLVERALAESVDIYTDYTGTLDGEDGMDEKSHQRLWLNRSFFCDRWSRNRCVTSMDWSPQFPELLVASYNSNEDAPNDPDGICLVWNTKFKKTTPEFIFHCQSAVMSTTFARFHPNLILGGTYAGQIVLWDNRVQKRTPIQRTPLSASAHTHPVYCLNVVGTQNAHNLISISTDGKMCSWSLDMLSMPQESLDLQAKQSKPIAVTSLAFPYGDVNNFIIGSEDGTVYSACRHGIRAGVTETYEGHQGPVTGVSAHAVQGGIDFSHLFLTSSIDWTIKLWSLKENKPLYSFEHNGDYVYDVAWSPTHPALFAAVDDSGRLDLWNLNQDTEVPAASVVVDGCPALNRVSWTPSGLHVTVGDDSGKIWVYDVAENLAHPRGDEWNKFLYTQQDLKNNKADDELDKLNLNSGPSSLTSLSSMSSVPIR, via the exons atgatgtcGGATCGCAAAGCAGAGTTGGAAAGAAAGAAAGCGAAGTTGCAGGCGATCAGAGAGGAAAAGGAACGACGTCGCAGAGAAAAGGAGCAAAAAgat GTCGAAGAAGCTACGGTACGAGCAGCTGGTACTGATAAAGACCATCGTAAGGAACTGGATGCGATGCTTTCATCCCTGGGAGTTGCTCCAGTGTCTG ATGTGCTGTCTAGTCTCTCGAGTATGAACTCATTAGCTTCGGATCAAAGTGCCAATGCAACTCCTGATGCTAGTATTCAACCATCAAGTATCACTTCTCCACAGAG tggcGCAATTAAGAAGAAATCAAATCGCGAATTAACAGTAGTATCAGTTGCCCACACAAACATTCCGCCAAAAGAACCAGTAGTTTACAGCAAACAAACCCAGACAGCGCAAACGACACAGACCTCCCACGACG GACTGTCCGCCTCCTCTTCCACAAACACCATCTACTCCTACTGTACAACAACGTCACCAACTCACTCTTGCTCCGCAGGATACTTTGAGACTGACTGGTGGCGTCCCAGGAAAGGTGGGTCTGCACCAAACTACCTAT CTCATGCATTCGACTATTACG ACGAGTACAATCTAAATCCTGGTTTAGAGTGGGAGGACGAATTCACAG TTTTGACATATGATGATGGCCAAGCCGAGGATGAGGAGAACAGCCTGCCGCATATCGACGGTTTTCAAAGCAAACTCCCGCCTGGTATCCTGCCTCATGGTCTACCACAAGTCAAGGAAGTGCTGCCAGCGGTAACTCAAGACGAACAGCAAAAGGAACCTGAGAAACCTAaagaaa TTCGTGAATTAAGTGAAGAAGAAAAACAGATGATAATATTGTCGGAAGATTTTCAACGTTTTCTTGATAAAACAAGTCGACTGGTTGAACGTGCGCTTGCTGAATCCGTTGATATTTATACTGACTACACTGGTACTTTGGATGGTGAAGATGGAAT GGATGAGAAAAGTCATCAGCGTTTGTGGTTGAATCGTTCATTTTTCTGCGATCGTTGGTCACGAAACCGTTGTGTCACTTCCATGGACTGGTCGCCACAGTTCCCTGAACTACTGGTGGCTTCTTACAACAGCAATGAAGACGCGCCAAATGATCCCGATGGAATATGTCTAGTTTGGAACACTAAATTCAAAAAGACAACACCtgagtttatttttcactGTCAGTCGGCAGTCATGTCAACAACTTTCGCAAGATTTCATCCAAATCTCATTCTCGGCGGTACTTATGCTGGTCAAATTGTCTTATGGGACAACAGGGTACAGAAACGTACCCCCATACAGCGGACACCACTTTCTGCTAGTGCTCATACg caTCCAGTTTATTGTCTGAATGTCGTGGGTACACAAAATGCCCACAATTTGATAAGTATTTCAACGGATGGTAAAATGTGCTCATGGAGTCTTGATATGTTGTCGATGCCACAAGAATCATTAGACCTTCAGGCTAAACAGTCTAAGCCTATCGCGGTTACTAGTTTGGCATTCCCATACGGCGacgttaataattttattatcggCAGCGAAGATGGTACCGTTTATTCAG CTTGTCGTCACGGAATAAGAGCCGGTGTAACAGAAACATATGAAGGCCATCAAGGCCCGGTAACGGGAGTGAGCGCACACGCGGTACAAGGTGGCATTGACTTCTCACATCTGTTCCTTACCTCGTCCATTGACTGGACAATAAAACTGTGGAGCTTGAAAGAAAACAAACCACTGTACTCATTCGAGCACAACGGCGATTACGTTTATGACGTCGCTTGGTCACCGACTCACCCCGCGCTCTTCGCGGCGGTCGACGATTCCGGGAGATTGGACTTGTGGAACCTCAATCAGGACACTGAGGTACCGGCGGCAAGTGTCGTCGTCGATGGATGTCCTGCTCTGAATCGCGTCTCCTGGACTCCCAGCGGGCTGCATGTTACCGTTGGAGACGACTCTGGTAAAATCTGGGTCTATGATGTCGCTGAAAATTTGGCGCATCCGCGCGGCGATGAATGGAATAAATTCTTGTACACTCAGCAAGATTTGAAGAACAACAAAGCTGATGATGAGCTGGACAAACTTAATTTGAATTCTGGGCCCTCTAGTTTAACTTCTCTGTCATCGATGTCCTCAGTACCCATTAGATAA